From the genome of Ectobacillus sp. JY-23, one region includes:
- the gcvH gene encoding glycine cleavage system protein GcvH, protein MSIPKELRYSEEHEWVKVEDGKVIVGITDFAQHELGDIVFVELPEVGAEVKVNEPFGSVESVKTVSELYAPVSGKVVQVNDALGDSPELVNESPYGDAWMIVLEVSDMSEVESLMNAEQYEEMTNQG, encoded by the coding sequence ATGAGCATTCCTAAAGAATTACGCTATTCAGAAGAACACGAGTGGGTTAAAGTTGAAGACGGTAAGGTAATTGTTGGTATTACTGATTTTGCACAACACGAGCTTGGCGATATTGTATTCGTAGAGCTTCCAGAAGTTGGGGCGGAAGTAAAAGTAAACGAGCCGTTCGGCAGCGTTGAATCAGTTAAAACGGTATCTGAGCTGTATGCACCTGTAAGCGGCAAAGTAGTACAGGTAAACGATGCGCTTGGAGATAGTCCTGAGCTTGTAAATGAATCACCGTATGGAGACGCTTGGATGATCGTGCTAGAAGTATCCGACATGAGTGAAGTAGAAAGCTTGATGAATGCAGAGCAATACGAAGAAATGACAAACCAAGGCTAA
- a CDS encoding acyl-CoA dehydrogenase family protein, producing MEKTTIGSAVKGGSFLVDEITFEQVFTPEDYTDEHKLIAKTTEEFVVNEVLPELEYLEKHEFDRSVRLLKEAGELGLLGADVPEEYGGIGLDKISSALIAEKFSRAGGFAITHGAHVGIGSLPIVLFGNEEQKQQYLPALATGEKLAAYALTEPGSGSDALGAKTTARLNAEGTHYVLNGEKQWITNSAFADVFVVYAKVDGEHFTAFIVERDFPGVSTSPEEKKMGIKCSSTRTLILEDALVPKENVLGEIGKGHVIAFNILNIGRYKLGVGTVGSSKRALEISVQYANQRQQFKQPIGRFPLIQEKLANMAAKIYAAESSVYRTVGLFEARMSTLTDEEVKNGKAVADSIAEYAIECSLNKVFGSEVLDYVVDEGVQIHGGYGFMAEYEIERMYRDSRINRIFEGTNEINRLIVPGTFLRKAMKGELPLLQKAQQLQEELMMLMPEEVGDEPLAQEKYLVRNAKKIGLMIAGLAVQKYGKALDKEQEVLVNIADIVNNLYAMESAVLRTEKAIKTTGLEKSNQKLLYTQVFCQEAFNEIEAHAKETLIATESGDTLRMMLSALRKFTRYTPVNVIAKKREIAAKLLAEEKYAL from the coding sequence ATGGAAAAAACAACAATTGGTAGTGCGGTAAAGGGCGGTAGCTTTTTAGTTGATGAAATTACATTCGAGCAAGTGTTCACGCCAGAAGATTACACAGATGAGCATAAGTTAATTGCCAAAACAACAGAAGAATTCGTAGTAAATGAAGTGTTGCCAGAACTTGAGTATCTTGAAAAGCATGAGTTTGATCGCTCTGTACGTTTATTGAAGGAAGCGGGCGAGCTGGGTCTTTTAGGTGCTGACGTTCCAGAAGAATACGGCGGCATCGGTCTTGATAAAATTAGCTCCGCATTAATTGCTGAAAAGTTCTCCCGCGCGGGCGGCTTTGCAATTACGCACGGCGCGCACGTTGGTATTGGTTCACTTCCAATCGTATTGTTCGGTAATGAAGAGCAAAAGCAGCAATATCTTCCTGCTCTTGCAACAGGTGAAAAACTGGCGGCATATGCATTGACTGAGCCAGGCTCTGGTTCTGACGCGTTAGGTGCAAAAACGACAGCTCGTTTGAATGCAGAAGGCACACATTACGTATTAAATGGTGAAAAACAATGGATTACAAACTCGGCATTTGCAGACGTATTTGTTGTATATGCCAAGGTAGACGGCGAACATTTTACAGCGTTTATCGTAGAGCGTGACTTCCCAGGGGTATCTACAAGCCCTGAAGAAAAGAAGATGGGTATCAAATGTTCTTCTACACGTACATTAATTTTAGAAGACGCACTTGTTCCAAAAGAAAACGTACTTGGTGAAATTGGCAAAGGCCACGTAATTGCATTCAATATTTTGAACATTGGTCGTTATAAATTGGGTGTAGGTACAGTTGGATCTTCCAAGCGTGCACTTGAAATCTCTGTACAATATGCAAATCAACGCCAGCAATTTAAGCAGCCGATTGGTCGCTTCCCGTTAATTCAAGAAAAGTTGGCGAATATGGCTGCGAAAATCTATGCAGCAGAGAGCTCTGTATATCGCACAGTAGGTTTGTTTGAGGCTCGTATGAGCACATTAACAGATGAAGAAGTGAAGAATGGTAAAGCAGTAGCTGATTCTATTGCTGAATATGCGATTGAGTGCTCTTTGAATAAAGTATTCGGTTCTGAGGTTCTTGATTACGTGGTGGATGAAGGTGTACAAATTCACGGCGGCTACGGCTTTATGGCAGAGTACGAGATTGAAAGAATGTACCGTGATTCCCGTATTAACCGTATTTTTGAAGGAACAAATGAAATCAATCGTTTGATTGTACCTGGCACATTTCTTCGTAAGGCAATGAAGGGTGAACTTCCGCTGCTTCAAAAAGCGCAGCAATTGCAAGAAGAGCTTATGATGCTTATGCCGGAAGAAGTGGGCGATGAGCCATTGGCACAAGAAAAGTACTTGGTGCGTAATGCGAAGAAAATTGGCTTGATGATTGCCGGCCTTGCAGTACAAAAGTATGGCAAAGCGCTTGATAAAGAGCAAGAAGTACTTGTGAATATTGCTGATATCGTTAATAACCTGTACGCCATGGAATCTGCAGTCCTTCGTACAGAAAAAGCGATTAAAACAACAGGTTTGGAAAAGAGCAACCAAAAGCTGCTTTATACACAGGTATTCTGTCAAGAAGCGTTCAACGAAATTGAAGCGCATGCAAAGGAAACGCTAATTGCAACAGAAAGCGGCGATACACTTCGCATGATGTTATCAGCATTACGTAAATTTACACGTTACACACCAGTAAACGTAATTGCGAAGAAACGTGAAATTGCAGCGAAATTGCTAGCAGAAGAGAAATACGCTCTATAA
- a CDS encoding acetyl-CoA C-acetyltransferase codes for MREAVIVAGARTPVGKAKKGSLATVRPDDLGALVVKETLKRANNYEGNIDDLIIGCAMPEAEQGLNMARNIGALAGLSHMVPAITINRYCSSGLQSIAYGAERIMLGHSDAVIAGGAESMSLVPMMGHVVRPNSRLVEAAPEYYMGMGHTAEQVAVKYGISREEQDAFAVRSHQRAAAALQAGRFADETVPVDVTLRGVGSDNKPYEKSFTFSQDEGVRADTTAAVLGKLRPAFNVRGSVTAGNSSQMSDGAAAVLLMDREKAESDGLKPLARFRSFAVAGVPPEVMGIGPVAAIPKALKLAGLELSDIGLFELNEAFASQSLQVIRELGLDEEKVNVNGGAIALGHPLGCTGAKLTLSLVHEMKRRNEQFGIVTMCIGGGMGAAGVFELL; via the coding sequence ATGAGAGAGGCCGTAATTGTAGCAGGAGCAAGAACACCGGTCGGCAAAGCGAAAAAAGGTTCCTTGGCGACTGTTCGTCCTGACGACTTAGGTGCATTGGTAGTAAAGGAAACATTAAAGCGTGCAAACAACTATGAAGGAAATATAGATGACTTAATTATTGGCTGTGCGATGCCGGAAGCGGAGCAAGGTTTGAATATGGCGCGCAATATTGGAGCGCTGGCAGGATTGTCTCATATGGTGCCTGCTATTACAATTAATCGTTATTGTTCTTCAGGTTTACAAAGTATTGCATACGGAGCAGAGCGCATTATGCTTGGTCACTCTGATGCAGTAATTGCCGGCGGTGCGGAATCTATGAGCCTTGTACCGATGATGGGGCATGTGGTTCGTCCAAACAGCCGCCTTGTTGAAGCTGCGCCTGAATACTATATGGGTATGGGACATACAGCGGAGCAAGTAGCTGTGAAATATGGCATTAGCCGTGAAGAGCAAGATGCTTTTGCGGTGCGCAGTCATCAGCGCGCGGCAGCTGCTTTGCAGGCAGGCCGTTTTGCGGATGAGACAGTACCAGTGGATGTAACGCTGCGCGGCGTGGGTAGTGACAACAAGCCGTATGAAAAATCCTTCACGTTCTCTCAGGATGAAGGTGTGCGTGCTGATACAACGGCGGCAGTGCTTGGTAAATTACGTCCAGCGTTCAATGTGCGCGGTTCTGTAACAGCGGGTAATTCTTCGCAAATGAGCGACGGTGCCGCAGCAGTATTGCTGATGGATCGTGAAAAAGCAGAAAGCGACGGTTTGAAGCCGCTTGCAAGGTTCCGTTCTTTCGCGGTAGCGGGCGTACCGCCAGAAGTAATGGGAATTGGACCGGTAGCGGCGATACCTAAAGCGTTGAAGCTCGCGGGTCTTGAGCTTTCTGATATCGGTTTGTTTGAATTGAACGAAGCGTTTGCCTCTCAATCTCTTCAAGTCATTCGTGAGTTAGGTCTTGATGAGGAGAAGGTAAACGTAAACGGCGGCGCAATTGCACTTGGTCATCCACTTGGCTGTACGGGGGCGAAGCTGACATTATCTCTAGTACACGAAATGAAGCGCAGAAATGAGCAATTTGGTATCGTCACAATGTGTATCGGCGGCGGTATGGGCGCGGCGGGCGTATTCGAATTATTGTAA
- a CDS encoding PTS sugar transporter subunit IIB — translation MNILLVCSAGMSTSLLVTKMEEAARNKGIAAKIWAVSGDAAREHIEEADVLLLGPQVRYLLGAMQKLGAEKGVAVDVINTMHYGLMNGEAVLEAAVALCNS, via the coding sequence GTGAATATTTTGTTGGTGTGTTCTGCAGGTATGTCAACGAGCTTGCTTGTTACGAAGATGGAGGAGGCTGCTCGTAATAAAGGGATTGCAGCGAAAATTTGGGCTGTTTCAGGTGATGCAGCTAGAGAACATATAGAAGAGGCTGACGTTCTTTTGTTAGGTCCACAAGTACGCTACTTGCTAGGAGCTATGCAAAAACTCGGCGCAGAAAAAGGGGTAGCGGTTGATGTTATCAACACGATGCATTACGGCTTAATGAATGGTGAAGCTGTATTGGAGGCTGCTGTAGCATTGTGCAATTCATAA
- a CDS encoding toprim domain-containing protein has protein sequence MIEVEKVIIVEGKSDKKKIATLIKEPVEIVCTNGTISLSKLDDMIEQFFDKEVYVLVDADEAGEKLRKQFKREFPHAEHLYIDRSYREVATAPVQHLASVLLGADIDIYTEYL, from the coding sequence GTGATAGAAGTGGAAAAAGTGATAATTGTGGAAGGGAAATCAGATAAGAAAAAGATTGCGACACTTATTAAAGAGCCTGTAGAAATTGTGTGCACCAACGGCACCATCAGTTTGTCTAAGCTAGATGATATGATTGAACAGTTTTTTGATAAAGAAGTGTACGTCCTTGTCGATGCCGATGAAGCCGGGGAAAAGCTTCGCAAGCAATTTAAACGTGAATTTCCACATGCGGAGCATCTGTATATTGACCGCTCGTATCGTGAGGTGGCGACAGCGCCTGTGCAGCATCTTGCCAGTGTTCTGTTAGGAGCGGACATTGATATTTACACCGAGTATTTGTAA
- a CDS encoding GntR family transcriptional regulator, translating into MIHLKDIEEGKALHSKVKDAIIHLIKKGEYAPHTQLPTEAEFCDTFNVSRTTVRTALQQLTVEGYVYRVQGRGTFVSENKIKQTLTATSGDFNQQVSLQGRSPSIHVLSLEVIPADSVLEKHLYIKEGDPVNKLERVRYADGTPLQYEIAYLPWHKTPGLNQAECEKSLYKLLDTQFGLKIKRTVEHMELFMADEDIAEKLDIPVDAPCFYIETFAYLEDESIIEYSKTFFRGDKANFVIERTY; encoded by the coding sequence ATGATTCATTTGAAGGATATAGAGGAAGGCAAAGCGTTGCATTCAAAAGTAAAGGACGCAATCATTCACCTAATTAAAAAAGGAGAATACGCACCTCATACACAATTACCAACAGAAGCGGAATTTTGTGATACATTCAATGTTAGCAGAACAACTGTCCGTACCGCCTTGCAGCAGCTGACGGTAGAGGGGTACGTATACCGTGTGCAGGGACGTGGTACATTTGTATCTGAGAATAAAATTAAACAAACATTAACCGCCACATCCGGCGATTTTAACCAACAAGTCTCCCTGCAGGGGCGCAGTCCATCCATTCACGTTCTTAGTTTAGAAGTAATACCGGCAGATTCTGTTCTTGAAAAGCACCTTTATATAAAGGAAGGTGATCCTGTTAACAAGCTTGAGCGCGTTCGTTACGCCGATGGCACCCCTTTACAATATGAAATTGCCTATTTGCCTTGGCATAAAACGCCGGGTCTAAATCAAGCAGAATGCGAAAAATCATTATATAAATTGCTTGATACACAGTTTGGCTTAAAAATAAAGCGTACCGTGGAACATATGGAACTCTTCATGGCGGACGAGGATATCGCTGAAAAACTTGATATACCGGTCGATGCACCTTGTTTTTACATTGAGACCTTTGCTTATTTGGAGGATGAATCTATTATTGAATACTCTAAAACGTTTTTTAGAGGAGACAAAGCGAATTTCGTAATTGAACGAACATACTAG
- a CDS encoding M4 family metallopeptidase — MKKKHLCFTLTMGLALSALGSGVSAANSPSYLAPNVLSVKKFNEAVGSPEFVSGQLSSPSTKKPERIIMDYFNQKKANYNISDSAENSFKIIRSETDQTNTTILYLQQMFNGLPVWGSTQVAHVNSKGVLTVVAGTVAGNLHQKETLKLTSKGVSPTKAIATAEKDLGLKPEYESKPTAALVIYTNGEEAVYAYHVNLHFLHPEPGNYDYFVDASTGKILNKFNKIHHVTGTNVTGTGTSLLGITRTLNMTQSGSSYYLQDNTRGQGVFTYDAKNRTRLPGTLWTDADAILNATYDRAAVDAHYYAGKVYDYYKSVFNRNSYDNKGAALLSTVHYGRNYNNAFWDGQRMVYGDGDGTTFIPLSGALDVIAHELTHAVTEKSSNLIYQNESGALNEALSDIFGTLVEYYDNNNPDYEIGEDVYTPKTQGDALRSMSNPAKYGDPDHYSKRYTGTQDNGGVHINSGIINKAAYLLAEGGTHYSVRVSGIGREKMGAIFYRANTAYFTSSTNFSQARASVVQAAADLYGASSAEVSSVKQAFDAVGIQ, encoded by the coding sequence ATGAAAAAGAAACATTTGTGCTTCACCTTAACAATGGGACTGGCCTTAAGTGCGCTAGGTTCCGGTGTCAGTGCTGCAAATTCCCCATCCTATCTCGCACCGAATGTATTGTCTGTTAAAAAGTTCAATGAAGCAGTTGGTTCACCTGAGTTTGTATCCGGACAACTTTCATCTCCTTCCACAAAAAAGCCGGAACGCATTATTATGGATTACTTCAACCAGAAAAAAGCTAATTACAATATCAGTGATTCCGCAGAGAACTCCTTCAAAATCATTCGCTCCGAGACCGATCAAACAAATACAACAATTCTTTACCTACAACAAATGTTTAACGGCTTGCCCGTTTGGGGCTCAACACAAGTCGCGCACGTAAACAGCAAAGGTGTACTCACGGTGGTAGCCGGAACAGTTGCTGGTAATCTTCATCAGAAAGAAACGTTAAAACTAACAAGCAAAGGAGTTAGCCCTACTAAGGCAATTGCTACGGCCGAAAAAGACCTTGGGCTAAAGCCCGAATACGAAAGCAAACCGACAGCAGCACTTGTTATATATACAAATGGCGAAGAGGCTGTATATGCATATCATGTTAACCTGCATTTTTTACATCCAGAGCCTGGTAATTATGACTACTTTGTAGACGCAAGTACTGGAAAGATATTAAACAAATTCAATAAGATTCACCACGTTACAGGTACAAACGTAACAGGAACAGGAACCAGCTTGCTTGGCATCACAAGAACTTTAAATATGACACAGTCCGGTTCCTCTTACTATCTGCAAGATAACACAAGAGGGCAAGGTGTATTCACATACGATGCCAAAAACCGAACACGCCTCCCAGGTACGTTATGGACCGACGCCGATGCAATCCTAAATGCCACCTATGACCGGGCAGCAGTAGATGCGCATTATTACGCTGGTAAAGTGTATGATTACTATAAAAGTGTCTTCAATCGCAACTCTTATGATAACAAAGGAGCTGCTTTACTCTCTACTGTTCATTATGGAAGAAATTACAACAATGCTTTTTGGGATGGACAACGTATGGTGTATGGCGATGGTGATGGGACAACGTTCATTCCACTTTCCGGCGCACTTGATGTTATCGCGCACGAATTGACGCATGCTGTAACAGAAAAGTCATCCAACCTAATCTATCAAAACGAGTCAGGTGCCTTGAACGAAGCACTATCTGATATTTTCGGAACGCTCGTAGAGTATTACGATAACAATAATCCAGATTATGAAATCGGCGAGGATGTATACACACCAAAAACACAAGGAGACGCTTTACGCTCTATGAGCAACCCGGCGAAGTACGGAGATCCTGATCACTACTCTAAGCGTTATACGGGCACACAAGATAATGGCGGTGTCCATATCAATAGCGGTATTATCAATAAAGCTGCTTACCTGCTAGCAGAAGGTGGCACACATTATAGTGTGAGGGTATCAGGCATTGGTCGTGAAAAGATGGGTGCAATTTTCTATCGCGCCAACACCGCATACTTCACGTCATCTACAAACTTCAGCCAAGCGCGCGCTTCTGTTGTGCAAGCGGCAGCTGATTTGTATGGCGCAAGCTCAGCAGAAGTCTCTTCTGTGAAACAAGCCTTTGATGCCGTTGGTATTCAATAG
- the chbG gene encoding chitin disaccharide deacetylase encodes MIQVLVNADDFGLTRGVNHAIIDCYRYGLVNSTTMLVNMPAASHAAELAKANPGLRVGIHLTLTCGKPVSDAPSLTKADGTFRLSNRYGDETVDVIAAEQEWEAQIHKFLSYGLEPSHLDSHHHIHCWEPLFPVIQRLSQKYGLPVRNGFSPEKAINRLSDELRTDFYGDGVTLDYFNKLESTTGSVIEIMCHPAYVDAELRRLSSYCDKRADEAKVLINSSLPSGFVLLGR; translated from the coding sequence GTGATTCAAGTATTGGTAAACGCAGATGATTTTGGGCTCACACGCGGTGTAAACCATGCCATTATAGATTGCTACCGCTATGGGCTGGTCAATTCTACTACTATGCTGGTCAACATGCCTGCTGCCTCACATGCCGCCGAGCTGGCAAAAGCGAATCCTGGTCTTCGTGTTGGCATTCATCTAACACTTACATGCGGAAAGCCTGTTTCTGATGCGCCATCATTGACTAAAGCAGACGGTACATTTCGCCTTTCTAATCGCTACGGGGACGAAACGGTGGATGTGATTGCTGCTGAACAAGAATGGGAGGCACAAATTCACAAGTTTCTTTCTTACGGATTAGAACCATCTCATTTGGATAGTCACCATCATATTCACTGCTGGGAGCCGCTTTTTCCTGTTATTCAGCGCCTATCCCAAAAATACGGTCTACCGGTTCGCAACGGCTTTTCTCCAGAAAAAGCAATCAATCGGCTGTCAGACGAACTCCGTACCGATTTTTACGGCGACGGCGTAACACTTGATTATTTCAACAAGCTTGAGAGTACAACAGGTTCTGTCATTGAGATCATGTGCCATCCAGCATATGTAGACGCCGAATTGCGCCGCCTCTCCTCTTACTGTGATAAACGGGCGGACGAAGCAAAGGTTTTAATCAATAGCTCATTGCCATCTGGATTTGTATTGCTAGGACGATAA
- a CDS encoding 6-phospho-beta-glucosidase encodes MKLKVVIIGGGSSYTPEIVEGFIQRHRTFPVTDLVLVDIPAGQEKLEIVAALAQRMIHKAGVPIRLSWTLDRREALLDADFVSTQIRVGGLAAREKDERIPLSHGVIGQETNGPGGVFKALRTIPVLLDICADIQDVCPNAWLINFTNPAGIVTEALLKHSKHKRVIGVCNIPFNMRTGVAEILSCDARDVEIEFIGLNHFVFGKRVFVRGEDRTKEVLNKLLAKEMDYSPANIVSLGWTKEFIESLEMLPNPYHQYYFQRDEVLEKDIRAFRENGTRAEVVQKVEKELFHKYKAVELQEKPKELEQRGGAYYSDAACNLMNSIYNNTGDVQTVNVQNNGAIADLPADAVVEVNAIITKHGPKPIAVGRLPLSVRGMIQNMKAFEELVIEAAVTGDYLKAYKAMVMNPLVTSDKKAKLMLDELLEAHKEYLPQFQHSRAYVQNR; translated from the coding sequence ATGAAGCTCAAAGTAGTCATCATTGGAGGCGGCTCAAGCTACACACCGGAAATTGTCGAGGGCTTCATTCAGCGTCATCGCACCTTTCCGGTTACGGACTTAGTACTTGTTGATATCCCGGCAGGACAAGAAAAGTTGGAAATTGTAGCTGCATTGGCACAACGTATGATCCATAAAGCCGGCGTTCCTATTCGTTTATCGTGGACACTAGATCGAAGAGAAGCACTTCTAGATGCGGATTTTGTTTCTACGCAAATCCGCGTTGGTGGTCTTGCCGCACGGGAAAAGGATGAACGCATTCCGCTTAGTCACGGTGTAATCGGGCAAGAAACCAATGGTCCTGGTGGCGTGTTTAAAGCGCTTCGTACAATTCCTGTACTTTTGGATATTTGTGCGGATATACAAGACGTTTGTCCGAATGCATGGTTGATTAACTTTACTAATCCAGCGGGAATCGTGACAGAAGCCTTGTTAAAGCATAGTAAACACAAGCGTGTCATTGGTGTATGTAACATTCCATTCAACATGAGAACCGGGGTAGCGGAAATTTTAAGCTGCGATGCACGTGATGTGGAAATTGAATTCATTGGTCTGAACCACTTTGTGTTCGGCAAGCGTGTATTTGTTCGAGGCGAGGACCGAACCAAGGAGGTACTCAACAAATTGCTGGCGAAGGAAATGGATTATTCACCGGCCAATATCGTTTCGCTTGGCTGGACCAAGGAATTTATAGAGTCTCTTGAGATGTTGCCAAATCCATATCACCAATATTATTTCCAAAGAGACGAGGTGCTAGAGAAAGATATAAGAGCCTTCCGTGAAAATGGGACGCGGGCAGAGGTTGTGCAGAAAGTAGAAAAAGAGCTTTTTCATAAATACAAAGCTGTAGAACTGCAAGAGAAGCCGAAGGAGCTAGAACAGAGAGGGGGTGCATATTATAGCGACGCAGCATGTAATCTCATGAACAGCATTTATAACAATACAGGTGATGTGCAAACGGTCAATGTGCAAAATAACGGAGCGATTGCGGATTTACCTGCAGATGCGGTGGTGGAAGTAAATGCAATTATAACTAAACATGGTCCTAAGCCCATCGCGGTCGGAAGGTTGCCGCTCTCGGTTCGAGGTATGATTCAAAACATGAAAGCGTTTGAAGAACTTGTGATTGAAGCGGCTGTTACAGGAGATTACTTAAAGGCCTACAAAGCAATGGTAATGAATCCATTGGTGACAAGTGATAAAAAAGCCAAATTAATGCTGGATGAATTGCTGGAGGCGCATAAGGAGTATTTACCGCAATTTCAGCATAGTCGCGCCTATGTACAAAACAGATAA
- a CDS encoding PTS sugar transporter subunit IIC — protein sequence MMGFIEKYIMPAAVKLGNNRHLLAIRDALIGMIAITMIGSFAVLFNNLGGAIPGYDKLMLTVFGENWKTLGGDIWWGTFAFMTVFAVIGISYKLARSYGDDGFEAMLISLATYFVLVPQIAKVTLTIDEKPVSGDAWGLVQWSYLNSTALFTGIIVAIIATEIFVRLAKVKYLVIKLPDGVPPAVSRAFAKLLPGMMTIFLFGLFGVLFRIATNGQYVNDWLNKVLVAPLTNAADSLPFALLLAFLIHGFWMLGLHGTNILGGITTPLFTQLGNKNIDLAAQGVKDLDKYAIMAGPYFDAFVFLGGSGATIGLLIALFIASKKRRQIVALGTPPGLFQINEPVIFGLPIVLNPIWLIPFVATPMVLTVTSYLAIDWGLVHPVVTNIPWVTPPILGGYLATGGHVSGAVMAAINLVISVVIYLPFVMMQERLDAKKVQETQVNGTNFTA from the coding sequence ATGATGGGATTTATTGAAAAATATATTATGCCGGCAGCTGTAAAACTGGGCAACAACCGTCATTTGTTAGCAATTCGTGATGCACTAATTGGGATGATTGCCATTACGATGATTGGTTCCTTTGCCGTATTGTTCAACAACTTAGGCGGCGCAATACCTGGTTATGATAAGTTGATGTTAACTGTTTTCGGTGAAAACTGGAAAACGCTCGGCGGCGATATTTGGTGGGGCACATTCGCGTTTATGACAGTGTTTGCAGTTATCGGAATTTCTTATAAACTGGCGCGTTCTTACGGTGATGATGGCTTTGAAGCCATGCTCATTTCGCTTGCTACTTATTTTGTTCTTGTGCCGCAAATCGCGAAAGTCACATTAACAATTGATGAGAAGCCAGTTTCTGGTGACGCTTGGGGCTTGGTACAATGGTCATACTTAAACTCAACAGCTTTATTTACAGGTATTATAGTTGCTATCATCGCAACAGAGATTTTTGTACGACTAGCAAAAGTGAAATATTTAGTGATTAAATTACCGGACGGTGTTCCTCCAGCAGTATCACGGGCATTCGCTAAGCTGTTACCAGGGATGATGACGATTTTCCTATTTGGTCTGTTCGGTGTACTATTCCGTATCGCAACAAACGGACAATACGTAAACGACTGGTTGAACAAAGTATTGGTTGCACCGCTGACGAATGCAGCTGATTCACTGCCATTTGCGTTGTTGCTTGCCTTTTTGATTCATGGCTTCTGGATGCTTGGTTTACACGGAACCAATATCCTAGGCGGCATTACCACACCATTATTTACGCAGCTAGGTAATAAAAATATTGATTTAGCAGCTCAAGGTGTGAAGGATCTTGATAAATATGCTATCATGGCAGGCCCTTACTTTGATGCATTTGTATTCCTTGGTGGATCAGGAGCGACAATTGGTTTATTGATCGCTTTGTTTATCGCATCTAAAAAACGCAGGCAAATCGTAGCACTTGGAACGCCTCCTGGTTTGTTCCAAATCAATGAACCCGTGATTTTCGGTCTACCAATTGTATTAAACCCTATCTGGCTCATTCCATTTGTAGCGACACCTATGGTATTGACGGTTACATCTTATTTGGCAATTGACTGGGGTCTTGTGCATCCAGTCGTAACAAACATTCCTTGGGTAACACCTCCTATTCTAGGTGGTTACTTAGCAACAGGAGGACATGTGTCGGGAGCGGTAATGGCTGCTATCAATTTAGTAATTTCTGTTGTCATTTACTTACCGTTCGTTATGATGCAAGAGCGCCTTGACGCAAAAAAAGTACAAGAAACGCAAGTGAACGGTACAAACTTTACAGCATAG
- a CDS encoding PTS lactose/cellobiose transporter subunit IIA, protein MTELNTTQQAAFQLILYSGNARSYAMEAMQLARQGAFTEARTKLEEAKRELKEAHHAQTSLIQAEARGEKTELSVLLIHAQDHLMNAITVKELTEEIIYLHEKMEK, encoded by the coding sequence GTGACAGAACTTAATACAACGCAGCAAGCCGCATTTCAACTTATTCTGTATAGCGGCAATGCGAGAAGCTATGCGATGGAAGCAATGCAATTGGCACGCCAGGGTGCATTTACAGAGGCGCGTACCAAGCTTGAAGAAGCGAAAAGAGAGCTCAAAGAAGCGCATCATGCACAAACTTCTTTGATTCAAGCTGAGGCGAGGGGAGAAAAAACAGAGCTTTCTGTGCTATTGATTCACGCACAAGATCATCTCATGAATGCCATTACCGTGAAAGAGCTGACAGAAGAGATTATTTATTTGCATGAGAAAATGGAGAAATAA
- a CDS encoding arsenate reductase family protein, whose product MTVTFYTYPKCGTCQKAKKWLDEKGVAYEVIHLVENPPTKETLAMLYATSGLELKKFFNTSGMKYRELGLKDRLKDMSEDEMLALLASDGMLIKRPIVSNGEKVTVGFNEEQFEKMWL is encoded by the coding sequence ATGACAGTAACATTTTATACATATCCCAAATGCGGAACATGTCAAAAAGCAAAGAAATGGTTGGATGAAAAGGGTGTTGCGTATGAAGTAATTCATCTGGTAGAGAATCCACCAACGAAAGAAACACTTGCGATGCTGTACGCAACAAGCGGCTTAGAGCTGAAGAAGTTTTTCAATACAAGCGGTATGAAATATCGCGAGCTTGGACTAAAGGACCGTTTAAAGGATATGAGCGAAGATGAGATGCTCGCTCTTTTGGCTTCTGACGGTATGCTAATTAAGCGACCGATTGTGTCTAATGGTGAAAAAGTAACTGTTGGCTTTAACGAAGAGCAATTCGAGAAAATGTGGTTATAA